In Deltaproteobacteria bacterium, the sequence GCTATGATCGGCTTGCGCATCCTCGACTCCTTATCAATATCTATCCAGAACGGCTATACCAGGGAGGGCCTTCCCCTCCAGAAGCTCAAGGGCCGCCCCCCCTCCAGTAGAGATATGGGTCACCTTCTCGGCCAAGCCCAAACCCCTGAGGGCAGCAACGGAGTCGCCACCACCCACAATGCTGACCGCTCCGGAGGCGACCACCGCCTTGGCCACCCCCTCGGTGCCTTTGGAGAAAGGCTCCATCTCAAATACCCCCATGGGGCCATTCCATACAATGGTCCTGCCACCCTTGATCACCTCGGAGAAGGCCTCTACGGTCTGAGGACCTATATCCATGGCCACCCAGCCGCTGGGGACCTCCTTGCTGGTGACCACCTTATGTTCAGCATCTGGGCTAAATTCCTTGGCCACCACATGGTCAAGGGGAAGACAAAGGTTCAAGCTGCGCTCTTTAGCCTCCTTCAGGATCCCCCTGGCCAATAATGCCTTATCCTCCTCTACAAGCGACCTACCCACCTCATACCCCCTGGATCTAAGGAAAGTATAGGCCATGCCACCACCGATGAGGAGGGCATCCACCTTGCCCATCAAGTTTTTGATCACCCCTATCTTGTCGGAGACCTTGGCCCCCCCTAGGATGGCGACAAAGGGACGTTGAGGGGAGGCCATGGCATGAACCAGATATTCTATCTCCTTCTTCATGAGAAACCCGCAGACCGCCACCTCCATATGATGGGCGATCCCTTCTGTGGAGGCATGGGCTCGATGGGCGGTACCGAATGCATCGTTGACATAGATATCCGCGAGATGGGCCAATTGTCTAGCGAACTCCGGATCGTTCTCCGTCTCCTCGGGGTGAAACCTTAGGTTCTCCAATAAAAGTACTTCTCCCTCTTTCATCTTCGCGACCAGGGATTCTACCTCTCCTCCGATACAGTCAGGGGCCATCATCACCTCTTGACCCAAAAGGGTCGAGAGACGACGAGCTACAGGGACAAGACTCATCTCCGGTACCACCTCTCCCTTAGGGCGTCCCAGGTGGGAGGCCAGAATCAACGTGGCCCCCTTCTCCATGGCATAATTAATGGTGGGAAGGGCGGCGGCAATCCTGGTATCATCCTTCACCTCGCCATCATCGCCCAAGGGTACGTTGAAATCGACCCGGATAAAGAGCCTTTTCCCCGTTATCTCTATCTCGTCGATGCATTTGATGGCCACTTTATCCCTCCTTTCGGGATCTATGCTTAAGAGGTAATGAAGCTAGCCAAATCCACCATCCTGGCAGAGTAACCCATCTCATTGTCATACCAGGCCAGGACTTTTACCATCCTCCCTTCGATAACAGTGGTGCTGAGGGCATCCACAGTGGAGGAGACCAGGGTCCCGTTAAAGTCCACCGATACCATAGGTTCTTCTGTATACCCAAGGATATCCTTAAGTTCACCTTCTGAGGCCCTTTTAAGGGCGGCATTTACTCCCTCTATACTCGTTTCCTTCTCCACCTCGGCCACCAGATCCACTAAGGAGACATTGGGGGTGGGAACCCTGATGGCCATTCCATCCAGTCTTCCCTTGAGCTGAGGCAAGACCAAAGAGACAGCGGCCGCTGCCCCGGTGGTGGTGGGGACCATGGAAAGGGCAGCCGCCCTGGCCCTGCGCAGATCCTTATGGGGGAGGTCCAAGATCATCTGATCAGTGGTATAGGCGTGGACGGTGGTCATCAACCCCCGCTGAATCCCGAAGTTATCAAGGAGGACCTTGGCCACGGGGGCAAGACAATTAGTGGTACAAGAGGCATTGGAGATGATGTGGTGCCTATTCGGGTCGTAATCCTGATGATTGACCCCCATGACAATGGTTATATCCGGTCCCTTTGCTGGGGCGGAGATGATCACCTTTTTCGCCCCAGCCTCCAGGTGCTTGGCAGCCTCGTCCCTTTCACGGAATAACCCCGTGCATTCCATGACGATTTCCACCCCCAGATCCCCCCAGGGGAGCTGGGCAGGGTCCTTTAAGGCCATTACCTCTATCTCCCTCCCATTTACGAGGATGGCATCGTCCTTTACCTGCACCTCACCGGGAAAAGGGCCATGAACGGAATCGTATTTTAGCAGGTGAGCCAGAGTCCGGGCATCCGTTAGATCATTGACCACAATGAAATCCATATCTACACCCATCCGTTGGGCGGCCCTGAGGATGGCCCGCCCAATTCTGCCAAAGCCATTTATCCCTACCTTAGCCCCCATCTTTTTACCTCCTCTCGGCCAAAAATAAAAACAGTATATCCTTTCACCATCATTCTTGAAACTCCTTGATCTCTTCTTCATCCCCCTCCACCAGCTTTACTTGCGGACCTTCCACCTCTGCCACCTCTCCTTCTGGTCCATAACTATAATAGACCTTTCCAGCGGCTATCTCCCTCAGGGCATTGACAATGGTCTTATTGTCGGTGTCCACCAACGGCCTCGCTCCCCTCATGAGCATCTTGGCCCTCTTGGCGGCCAGGACCACCAAGGCAAAGCGGTTCTCCACCTTCCTCAAACAATCCTCGACCGTTATCCTAGCCATATTCTCCTCCTCTCCCCTTTAATACCCTGGCGGTCTTACACCGCTCAGCTATTATGATAGAAGTAAGTTGTCTTGCAGCTTCCTCGATCTCCCTATTGATTACAATATAGTCGTACCAAGCCATTTGATCAAGTTCCTTTTGGGCATTTTGTAGACGAGCGTGAATCTCCTCCTCGGAGTCCCCCCCTCTGGCCCTCAACCTTTCCCCTAAGACCCTAAGGGACGGGGGTTGGATAAAGATGAGGACCCCATTTTTTAACTCCTCCCTTATCTTTCTCGCCCCCTGCGTGTCTATCTCTAAGATGAGGTCTTCCCCCCCCTGGAGCGTTTCCAAGTTGGCCCTAGGGGTTCCATATAAGTCCCCGTGCACCTGGGCCCACTCAATAAATTCCCCCTCTTTCACCATGTTAATGAACTCCCCACGGGATACAAAAAAGTAATCAATTCCTTCCCGTTCCCCTAGCCGGGGGGGCCTGGTAGTGTAGGAAATCGATAGGCCCACCCCAGCAAGCTGGGAGATCATCTTTTTCAAGAGGGTTGTCTTCCCGGCCCCCGAAGGGGCAGAGACAACAAAGAGGATTCCTCTTCTTGCCACTCTTTTTTCCCCACCTTTTAGTTCTATTCTACGTCCTCTCCAGCGGCCAACCTTTGTGCCACGGTCTCAGGTTGGATTGCCGACAGGATCACATGATCGCTATCGACGATGACAATGGATCTGGTCTTGCGCCCTTGGGACGCATCAACCAACTTGCCATTCTCCTTCGCGCTATCCTTCAACCTCCTCATGGGCGCCGAGCTGGGACTCACCACAGCTACTACCCTAGAGGCAACTACTACATTGCCAAAACCTACGTTCAACAATTTTGTCTTCATCTTTCCCCCCTTCTCATTCGATATTTTGTACTTGCTCCCTCATCCTCTCCAGCTCACCCTTTACCTCAATCACCTTGTGGGCGATTAAGGCATCGTTGGCCTTTGCTCCGATGGTGTTTATCTCTCTGTTCATCTCTTGGAGGATAAAATCCAACCCTCTCCCTACAGGTCCCTCCTCCCTCAGCTTGGTTTCGAACTGACGTAGGTGGCTCTCCATCCTGATTACCTCCTCG encodes:
- a CDS encoding phosphoglycerate kinase: MAIKCIDEIEITGKRLFIRVDFNVPLGDDGEVKDDTRIAAALPTINYAMEKGATLILASHLGRPKGEVVPEMSLVPVARRLSTLLGQEVMMAPDCIGGEVESLVAKMKEGEVLLLENLRFHPEETENDPEFARQLAHLADIYVNDAFGTAHRAHASTEGIAHHMEVAVCGFLMKKEIEYLVHAMASPQRPFVAILGGAKVSDKIGVIKNLMGKVDALLIGGGMAYTFLRSRGYEVGRSLVEEDKALLARGILKEAKERSLNLCLPLDHVVAKEFSPDAEHKVVTSKEVPSGWVAMDIGPQTVEAFSEVIKGGRTIVWNGPMGVFEMEPFSKGTEGVAKAVVASGAVSIVGGGDSVAALRGLGLAEKVTHISTGGGAALELLEGKALPGIAVLDRY
- the gap gene encoding type I glyceraldehyde-3-phosphate dehydrogenase, with product MGAKVGINGFGRIGRAILRAAQRMGVDMDFIVVNDLTDARTLAHLLKYDSVHGPFPGEVQVKDDAILVNGREIEVMALKDPAQLPWGDLGVEIVMECTGLFRERDEAAKHLEAGAKKVIISAPAKGPDITIVMGVNHQDYDPNRHHIISNASCTTNCLAPVAKVLLDNFGIQRGLMTTVHAYTTDQMILDLPHKDLRRARAAALSMVPTTTGAAAAVSLVLPQLKGRLDGMAIRVPTPNVSLVDLVAEVEKETSIEGVNAALKRASEGELKDILGYTEEPMVSVDFNGTLVSSTVDALSTTVIEGRMVKVLAWYDNEMGYSARMVDLASFITS
- a CDS encoding DNA-directed RNA polymerase subunit omega; the encoded protein is MARITVEDCLRKVENRFALVVLAAKRAKMLMRGARPLVDTDNKTIVNALREIAAGKVYYSYGPEGEVAEVEGPQVKLVEGDEEEIKEFQE
- the gmk gene encoding guanylate kinase, whose amino-acid sequence is MARRGILFVVSAPSGAGKTTLLKKMISQLAGVGLSISYTTRPPRLGEREGIDYFFVSRGEFINMVKEGEFIEWAQVHGDLYGTPRANLETLQGGEDLILEIDTQGARKIREELKNGVLIFIQPPSLRVLGERLRARGGDSEEEIHARLQNAQKELDQMAWYDYIVINREIEEAARQLTSIIIAERCKTARVLKGRGGEYG
- a CDS encoding DUF370 domain-containing protein — translated: MKTKLLNVGFGNVVVASRVVAVVSPSSAPMRRLKDSAKENGKLVDASQGRKTRSIVIVDSDHVILSAIQPETVAQRLAAGEDVE